From the genome of Spinacia oleracea cultivar Varoflay chromosome 2, BTI_SOV_V1, whole genome shotgun sequence, one region includes:
- the LOC110778456 gene encoding uncharacterized methyltransferase At1g78140, chloroplastic: protein MSSITSTLTPKLCRSQLHNYRRNYLNSVNFISNSTVRLTFPTLKLRASSTAVTETTPEPITTDQKTDTHNSILGCAICYEPLAWSGDSSLSIETVQGTTLQCNTCRKTYYENGSSFNLTASSGAKDYVESMAPVTEFFSTPIMSYVYERGWRQNFGLGGYPGPDREFEMAKEYFKPVLGGNIVDASCGSGLFSRLFAKSGLVSRVIALDYSQAMLQQCYEFVNEDPGFPKEKLILVRADISRLPFVSGSIDAVHAGAALHCWPSPSSAVAEVSRILRPGGVFVATTTIADGLFSLVPFRSNFREYLQQVSGSRVFLSERELKDLCTTCGLVDFRCSRNGLFVMISASKPN from the exons ATGTCGAGCATTACAAGCACCCTCACTCCTAAATTATGCCGGAGTCAACTCCACAATTACCGGCGTAATTATCTCAATTCCGTCAATTTCATTTCCAATTCAACCGTCCGATTAACTTTTCCGACGCTTAAGCTTCGAGCTTCTTCTACTGCAGTAACCGAGACGACGCCG GAACCTATTACAACTGACCAGAAAACTGATACTCACAATAGCATTTTAGGTTGCGCAATCTGTTATGAACCTCTAGCATGGAGTGGTGATTCAAGTTTATCAAT AGAGACTGTCCAAGGCACTACCTTACAGTGCAACACTTGTAGAAAGACGTACTATGAAAATGGATCCAGTTTTAATCTCACTGCATCAAGTGGTGCCAAGGACTATGTCGAATCAATGGCACCAGTAACAGAGTTTTTCAG CACTCCTATCATGTCATATGTGTATGAAAGAGGCTGGCGCCAAAATTTCGGGCTTGGTGGTTACCCTGGCCCTGATAGAGAG TTTGAAATGGCCAAAGAATACTTTAAGCCTGTTTTAGGTGGAAACATTGTTGATGCTAGCTGCGGAAGTGGATTGTTCTCAAGGCTTTTTGCCAAGAGTGGACTGGTTTCTCGTGTTATTGCCCTTGATTACTCACAAGCAATGTTGCAGCAGTGCTATGAATTTGTCAACGAGGACCCAGGCTTCCCCAAAGA GAAGTTAATTTTGGTCAGAGCTGATATCTCTAGACTTCCATTTGTTTCTGGCTCCATTGATGCTGTGCATGCTGGTGCCGCGCTACATTGTTGGCCTTCTCCATCCTCTGCT GTTGCTGAAGTAAGTCGAATATTAAGACCTGGGGGTGTATTTGTTGCCACAACTACCATAGCAGATGGCCTTTTTTCGCTAGTGCCGTTTAGAAGTAATTTCCGTGAG TATCTGCAGCAAGTTTCTGGATCACGTGTTTTCCTATCCGAACGCGAGCTTAAAGATCTTTGCACAACCTGTGGCCTAGTGGACTTTAGATGCTCAAGGAACGGGCTGTTCGTTATGATCTCTGCTTCAAAACCCAATTAA
- the LOC110778533 gene encoding probable xyloglucan endotransglucosylase/hydrolase protein 23 yields the protein MATNTTTYILLVKVLVVVYLTAAASSAAGNFNQKFDLTWGDGRAKILNNGQYLTLSLDKSSGSGFQSKNQYLFGKIDMQIKLVHGNSAGTVTAYYLSSQGPTHDEVDFEFLGNVTGQPYTLHTNVFTQGKGGREQQFRLWFDPTADFHTYSVLWNPRRIIFSVDGTPIREFKNMESIGVPFPKSQPMRIYSSLWDAEDWATQGGRVKTDWTKAPFTASYRNFNANACVWSNRRSSCRGSGSTSSWMKQQLDTISQQRLRWVQKNSMIYNYCTDTQRFPQGFPKECTVT from the exons ATGGCTACTAATACTACTACTTATATCCTTCTTGTTAAAGTTCTTGTAGTTGTGTATTTAACTGCAGCAGCTTCTTCTGCTGCTGGAAATTTCAACCAGAAATTTGACCTAACTTGGGGCGATGGTCGTGCCAAGATCCTAAATAACGGTCAGTATCTAACCCTCTCACTTGACAAATCGTCTGGATCTGGTTTCCAGTCTAAGAACCAATACCTCTTTGGGAAAATTGACATGCAAATCAAACTTGTCCATGGAAACTCAGCTGGTACAGTGACTGCTTACTAC TTATCCTCCCAAGGACCTACCCACGATGAAGTAGACTTCGAATTTCTGGGTAACGTTACCGGTCAGCCATACACTCTCCATACAAACGTTTTCACCCAAGGGAAAGGTGGCAGAGAGCAACAATTCCGTCTCTGGTTCGACCCTACTGCCGACTTTCACACCTATTCTGTTCTCTGGAACCCCCGCAGAATTAT ATTTTCCGTGGATGGTACACCCATCAGAGAATTTAAGAACATGGAATCAATTGGAGTCCCGTTCCCAAAGAGCCAGCCAATGCGGATATACTCAAGCCTCTGGGACGCCGAGGATTGGGCAACGCAAGGCGGGCGGGTCAAGACGGACTGGACCAAGGCTCCATTTACAGCTTCTTACAGAAACTTCAATGCCAATGCATGTGTTTGGTCAAACAGAAGATCTTCATGTCGTGGGTCCGGGTCAACATCTTCCTGGATGAAACAACAGCTTGATACTATAAGTCAGCAGAGGCTGCGATGGGTGCAGAAGAACTCCATGATTTACAACTACTGCACAGATACACAAAGGTTCCCTCAGGGCTTTCCTAAGGAATGCACAGTTACCTAA
- the LOC110780246 gene encoding xyloglucan endotransglucosylase/hydrolase protein 22, whose amino-acid sequence MAVFALVNVLLLVVTSFIAVASAAGNFNQDFDITWGDGRAKILNNGQLLTLSLDKTSGSGFRSKNEYLFGKIDLQIKLVPGNSAGTVTTYYLSSEGKNHDEIDFEFLGNVTGQPYTLHTNVFAKGKGDREQQFRLWFDPTADFHTYSILWNPQRIIFTVDGTPIREFMNWESIGVPFPTNQAMRVYSTLWDAEDWATQGGRVKTDWAKAPFTASYRNFNADACVWSNGKSSCLGSGQARASSPWMNQQLDSTSQKRLQWVQKNYMIYNYCTDIQRFPQGLPKECSATN is encoded by the exons ATGGCAGTTTTTGCTCTTGTTAATGTACTCCTACTAGTCGTTACCTCTTTCATTGCCGTGGCGTCTGCTGCTGGTAATTTTAACCAGGATTTCGATATCACTTGGGGTGACGGTCGTGCTAAGATACTAAACAATGGTCAGCTTCTTACCCTTTCTCTTGATAAGACCTCGGGTTCGGGCTTCCGGTCTAAGAACGAGTACCTCTTTGGGAAAATCGATTTGCAAATTAAGCTCGTTCCTGGGAACTCTGCGGGCACTGTCACTACCTACTAT TTATCTTCTGAAGGAAAAAACCACGATGAGATAGACTTTGAATTCTTGGGTAATGTGACTGGCCAACCTTACACTCTTCACACTAACGTCTTCGCCAAAGGAAAAGGTGACCGGGAGCAACAGTTCCGCCTCTGGTTTGATCCCACTGCCGACTTCCATACTTATTCCATCCTTTGGAACCCCCAAAGAATCAT ATTCACAGTGGATGGTACACCCATTAGAGAATTCATGAACTGGGAATCAATTGGAGTCCCATTCCCAACGAACCAGGCAATGAGGGTCTACTCGACCCTATGGGACGCCGAGGACTGGGCCACCCAAGGCGGGCGGGTCAAGACAGACTGGGCCAAGGCTCCATTTACAGCTTCTTACAGGAACTTCAACGCCGACGCTTGTGTTTGGTCCAATGGTAAATCTTCTTGCCTCGGGTCGGGTCAGGCTCGGGCTTCTTCTCCATGGATGAACCAACAACTTGATTCCACAAGCCAGAAGAGGCTGCAATGGGTGCAGAAGAACTACATGATTTACAACTACTGCACTGATATTCAAAGGTTTCCTCAAGGTCTTCCTAAAGAGTGCTCTGCCACCAACTAA